Proteins encoded in a region of the Methanobrevibacter millerae genome:
- a CDS encoding DNA cytosine methyltransferase yields MIKVVELCAGAGGLALGFEKAGLEHELLVEIDKDCVATLHKNRPDWNVLHADIKEVDFTQYHPDIVVAGLPCQPFSYAGKKLGFDDTRGTLFFDFARCIKETNPKMCIIENVEGLVRHDKGRTMDTIVNVLENELGYDVQYKVLNAVDYGVAQKRKRMFLVGTKKGLIFNYPKKVKGNPVLRDALKDVPESEGTEYSDKKKEVLELVPPGGCWIDLPEEVQKEYMGKSFYSGGGKRGMARRISWDEPCLTLTTSPCQKQTERCHPDEVRPFTVREYARIQSFPDEWEFEGGITSKYKQIGNAVPVRVAEAVGREVIKALTGKNKRKEGQTTLF; encoded by the coding sequence ATGATAAAAGTTGTAGAATTATGTGCAGGTGCAGGCGGATTGGCACTCGGATTTGAAAAAGCAGGTCTGGAACACGAACTGCTTGTGGAAATAGACAAGGATTGTGTGGCAACACTCCACAAAAACAGGCCGGACTGGAATGTGCTTCATGCAGACATAAAAGAGGTTGACTTTACTCAATATCATCCGGATATAGTAGTGGCAGGACTTCCATGCCAGCCATTTTCATATGCAGGTAAAAAGTTAGGATTCGATGATACAAGAGGAACATTATTCTTTGATTTTGCAAGATGCATAAAAGAAACCAATCCGAAAATGTGCATAATCGAAAATGTGGAAGGTTTAGTCAGGCATGACAAAGGACGAACCATGGACACCATTGTAAATGTATTGGAAAACGAACTTGGATATGATGTCCAATACAAAGTCCTAAATGCCGTAGACTATGGAGTAGCACAAAAAAGAAAAAGAATGTTTCTTGTCGGAACCAAAAAAGGACTGATATTCAACTATCCAAAAAAAGTCAAAGGAAATCCAGTGCTGCGCGATGCCCTAAAAGATGTTCCCGAATCTGAAGGAACAGAATACTCCGATAAGAAAAAGGAAGTGCTTGAACTCGTTCCGCCAGGAGGATGCTGGATAGATCTTCCAGAAGAAGTTCAAAAGGAATACATGGGCAAAAGCTTTTATTCCGGTGGTGGAAAACGGGGAATGGCAAGAAGAATATCATGGGACGAGCCATGCCTGACACTGACAACTTCACCCTGCCAAAAGCAAACTGAAAGATGCCATCCTGATGAGGTAAGGCCATTTACAGTACGGGAATATGCAAGAATACAGTCATTTCCAGATGAATGGGAGTTTGAAGGTGGAATAACTTCAAAGTATAAACAAATAGGCAATGCGGTTCCTGTAAGGGTTGCTGAAGCTGTTGGGCGTGAAGTGATTAAAGCATTAACTGGAAAAAATAAAAGAAAAGAAGGTCAGACAACTTTGTTTTAA
- a CDS encoding Eco47II family restriction endonuclease, translated as MHKYVEFVSDEDFLECVRKVVDSYQTLDENITPTSILTESKNTIDEFKTIFDVCVNQISFDEWSKIELTRQQDKTINNKIGEFHQELLGKVNGWVDLGVGDETEIDLKKEDNTVFIELKNKYNTMNSSSEKTCREKLEKVIEKYPDATAYWAYVISKNYKSECRVWKYQQREDERIKRISGDRLYAMITGDSQALEKTFDAIPKAIVEILSEDYRLSKDDEKLKMEYNNIIFKNEDD; from the coding sequence ATGCACAAATACGTTGAATTTGTTTCAGATGAAGACTTTCTAGAATGTGTCAGAAAAGTTGTAGACTCATATCAAACCCTAGATGAAAATATAACTCCCACATCAATATTGACCGAAAGCAAAAACACCATTGATGAATTCAAAACTATTTTTGATGTTTGTGTAAACCAGATTAGCTTTGATGAATGGTCAAAAATAGAATTGACAAGACAGCAAGACAAAACTATCAACAATAAGATTGGAGAATTTCATCAGGAACTTTTAGGAAAAGTCAATGGATGGGTGGATTTAGGTGTTGGTGATGAAACAGAAATTGATCTTAAAAAAGAAGACAACACAGTATTCATTGAACTGAAAAACAAATACAATACCATGAACTCTTCATCTGAAAAGACATGTCGTGAAAAACTTGAAAAGGTTATAGAAAAATATCCTGATGCTACTGCATACTGGGCATATGTTATAAGCAAGAATTACAAATCAGAATGTAGAGTTTGGAAATATCAACAAAGAGAAGATGAAAGAATAAAAAGAATAAGTGGAGATAGACTATATGCAATGATAACTGGAGATTCTCAAGCACTTGAAAAAACATTTGATGCAATACCAAAAGCGATAGTTGAAATATTGAGCGAAGATTACAGACTAAGCAAAGATGATGAAAAACTTAAAATGGAATACAACAATATAATATTCAAAAATGAGGATGATTAA
- a CDS encoding collagen-like protein — protein sequence MTWTSVGTIKGPKGDTGDKGDTGDTGKAFEYSDFTPEQLAGLTGDKGDKGDKGDTGDVGATGATGATGEKGDTGATGATGDKGETGDKGATGDTGATGATGDTGDPFSIYKTYASIAAMEADTANVPEGMFVAIQSNVEDPDNAKLYLKGASEFTFVTDMSGATGLKGDTGAKGDTGATGATGETGAKGETGDTGATGATGEKGDTGQTGDTGAKGDTGNTGDKGDTGAKGDTGDTGAKGDTGDTGEMGPQGYSTIIKGSYASYADLINEHPTGTTGDAYLVNGELYVYQ from the coding sequence ATGACATGGACAAGTGTAGGTACAATCAAAGGACCAAAAGGAGATACTGGAGATAAAGGAGACACTGGTGATACAGGTAAAGCGTTCGAATATTCTGACTTTACACCAGAACAATTAGCAGGATTAACTGGTGATAAAGGAGATAAAGGTGACAAAGGTGACACCGGAGATGTAGGTGCTACAGGAGCTACTGGTGCAACAGGTGAAAAAGGAGATACCGGAGCTACTGGTGCAACAGGTGATAAAGGTGAGACAGGTGATAAAGGAGCTACTGGTGATACTGGTGCAACAGGTGCTACAGGAGACACTGGTGATCCATTCAGCATTTACAAAACTTACGCATCCATTGCAGCAATGGAAGCAGATACAGCTAATGTTCCAGAAGGAATGTTTGTAGCAATCCAATCCAATGTTGAAGATCCAGACAACGCAAAATTATACTTAAAAGGAGCCAGTGAATTCACTTTCGTAACCGATATGTCAGGTGCAACAGGTCTTAAAGGAGACACTGGTGCTAAAGGTGATACTGGAGCAACCGGGGCTACTGGCGAAACTGGTGCAAAAGGAGAAACTGGGGATACAGGAGCTACTGGCGCTACTGGAGAAAAAGGTGACACAGGACAAACTGGAGATACTGGTGCTAAAGGTGATACAGGTAACACCGGAGACAAAGGTGACACAGGAGCTAAAGGTGATACGGGAGATACTGGTGCAAAAGGTGATACGGGGGATACCGGTGAAATGGGTCCTCAAGGATACAGCACTATTATCAAAGGAAGTTATGCAAGTTATGCTGACTTAATCAATGAACATCCAACAGGCACAACTGGTGACGCATATCTTGTAAACGGTGAACTATACGTTTACCAATAA
- a CDS encoding collagen-like protein produces MPNTTEWIEIGKVQGDTGPKGDTGDIGIGTVIKGHYDTYEQFMEVHPSGRLGDAYIVDGSYYYWNETGWANAGSIKGEKGDTGDKGAKGDTGEKGSKGDKGDTGETGQKGEQGPKGDTGDTGATGATGQAGPKGDTGATGASLTIKGSYNSYEELIAEHPIGNDGDSYLVNGSLYVWNVDAWENVGSIKGDTGDVGPKGDTGNAGPQGVKGDTGDTGATGATGSKGDTGQGSDEEAGWKLPVDEIRTNNTLPTGVSAGYRVAIVTSSIMAIKEYNGSSWDTESLDSYSVIPLKHSGSIQMYLAKDTGPVYMGVEYGVFGKFRFMTQAAYDALGSYDNDTIYFVRSS; encoded by the coding sequence ATGCCAAATACAACAGAATGGATAGAAATAGGAAAAGTCCAAGGGGATACTGGACCTAAAGGAGATACCGGAGATATAGGTATTGGAACTGTAATAAAAGGGCACTATGATACATATGAACAATTTATGGAGGTCCACCCGTCAGGTAGGCTGGGAGATGCTTACATAGTCGATGGTAGCTATTATTATTGGAATGAAACCGGATGGGCTAACGCAGGCTCAATTAAAGGAGAAAAAGGAGACACTGGTGATAAAGGTGCTAAAGGCGATACTGGTGAGAAAGGCAGTAAAGGAGATAAAGGTGATACTGGAGAAACTGGACAAAAGGGAGAACAGGGACCCAAAGGCGATACTGGAGATACAGGAGCTACTGGAGCTACAGGGCAGGCTGGGCCAAAAGGGGACACTGGAGCTACTGGTGCTAGTCTTACTATTAAAGGTTCGTATAATTCTTATGAGGAATTAATAGCTGAACATCCAATAGGTAATGATGGTGACAGCTATTTAGTTAATGGGTCTCTTTATGTTTGGAATGTTGATGCTTGGGAAAATGTAGGAAGCATTAAAGGAGATACCGGCGATGTTGGGCCTAAAGGTGATACTGGAAATGCTGGACCGCAAGGTGTTAAAGGTGATACCGGAGATACTGGGGCTACAGGAGCAACAGGATCTAAAGGTGATACTGGTCAAGGTAGTGATGAGGAAGCTGGATGGAAATTGCCAGTCGATGAAATAAGAACAAATAACACATTACCGACAGGTGTTAGTGCAGGTTATCGTGTAGCTATTGTTACAAGTTCTATCATGGCCATTAAGGAATATAATGGAAGTTCCTGGGATACTGAATCTCTTGATTCATATTCAGTAATACCATTGAAACATTCAGGAAGTATACAAATGTATTTGGCAAAAGATACAGGTCCAGTATATATGGGCGTTGAATATGGTGTATTCGGTAAATTCCGATTCATGACACAAGCAGCATATGATGCATTAGGTAGCTATGATAATGATACAATTTATTTTGTAAGAAGTTCATAA
- a CDS encoding Eco47II family restriction endonuclease, whose amino-acid sequence MTNKYVDFVSDDVFLEEVKRVMDSYPNDAQEIPSAIDLLKKSKYGLDEFKIMFDLCVNDISFEEWVKAERIRQNGKSIENKMGEFHQRLLGRVEGWQDLGTGDNSHVDLKNDDGTIYIEVKNKYNTINSGSGKTVRENLEKIVQENENATAYWAYIIHKNYKSDDAIWEKKNYENNERIRRISCDKVYELVTGDPHALKKTFRAIPIAINDILGTKKEFSKEDKKIIKEYEDHIFDD is encoded by the coding sequence ATGACAAATAAATATGTTGATTTTGTTTCAGATGATGTGTTTCTTGAAGAAGTTAAAAGAGTTATGGATTCTTATCCAAATGATGCTCAAGAAATACCATCAGCAATAGACTTACTAAAAAAATCTAAATATGGACTTGATGAATTTAAGATAATGTTTGATTTATGTGTGAATGATATTAGCTTTGAAGAATGGGTTAAAGCAGAACGAATAAGACAAAATGGTAAAAGCATTGAAAACAAAATGGGTGAATTCCATCAAAGATTGTTAGGTAGAGTAGAAGGTTGGCAAGATTTAGGAACCGGTGACAATAGCCACGTTGATTTAAAAAATGATGATGGAACCATATACATTGAAGTGAAAAATAAATATAATACAATAAATAGTGGATCAGGAAAAACTGTGAGAGAAAACCTTGAAAAAATTGTACAGGAAAATGAAAATGCAACTGCTTACTGGGCTTATATCATACACAAAAATTACAAATCAGACGATGCAATCTGGGAAAAGAAGAATTATGAAAATAATGAAAGAATAAGAAGAATTAGTTGTGATAAAGTATATGAATTAGTTACCGGTGACCCTCATGCTTTGAAAAAAACTTTCAGAGCAATCCCCATTGCAATTAATGACATATTAGGAACTAAGAAAGAATTTTCAAAGGAAGATAAAAAGATAATTAAAGAATATGAAGACCATATCTTTGATGATTAA
- a CDS encoding MarR family transcriptional regulator: MELSDEMLTEISYVQISKYREKVMKSLNGKVLMPSQIAKNSGIRTNHISKVLSELKAHELVECINPEVRKGRLYRLTDKGDELVKNI, encoded by the coding sequence ATGGAATTATCGGATGAAATGTTAACAGAAATTAGCTATGTGCAAATCTCAAAATATAGGGAAAAAGTGATGAAATCCCTGAATGGGAAAGTATTGATGCCTTCCCAAATAGCTAAAAATTCAGGAATTAGAACAAACCATATTTCAAAAGTATTATCTGAACTGAAAGCACATGAATTAGTCGAATGTATTAATCCAGAAGTTAGAAAGGGCAGGTTATACAGATTAACTGATAAGGGGGATGAATTAGTTAAAAATATCTAA